Proteins encoded by one window of Vanacampus margaritifer isolate UIUO_Vmar chromosome 17, RoL_Vmar_1.0, whole genome shotgun sequence:
- the LOC144037676 gene encoding protein NYNRIN-like — MERLYEAIKGPHELAIVKVPGHSKANTMMAKGNERADALAKEVAGYTPKGEMMLATTAVVWDGEPPDLPVAPEVTLEDIMDAQGKSSPEQKSMWIASKAVRRSDGLWVGPRGQPVLPEGQLMTSVLTEAHTVAHVGPQAMLLKLRQWWHPRLQEVVWQFVATCELCQAFNARPTLKPKPGAFSPVAWPGAEIVIDFTDMIDRVNGKRFLLVIVDSYSRWPEAYPCAREDTTSVIKALVNHYIPTHGFPALIRSDNGTHFNNKAMAKVEALLGLKHRFGCVYHPQSQGKVERVNRNLKEKLAKIMAQTKMTWLQALPLALLVVRQTVHKITGFAPFELLTGRLMPGPASTLVPPADVPTPDLSHAAYWKYLHSLVSSVSAQVADKAVADSSSASPESDITPYVYLRVLSRKWTEPRWKGPFRVLARTSHAVQLETKGQKWYHYSQLRPAPDFVPANEVMERKENE, encoded by the exons ATGGAGCGATTGTATGAAGCAATTAAGGGTCCCCACGAATTGGCAATTGTAAAGGTCCCGGGACACTCAAAGGCCAACACCATGATGGCAAAGGGTAATGAGAGGGCGGATGCTCTCGCGAAAGAAGTGGCTGGGTACACCCCTAAGGGCGAGATGATGTTAGCAACCACGGCTGTGGTCTGGGATGGGGAACCCCCGGATCTTCCAGTGGCGCCCGAGGTTACACTGGAGGACATTATGGATGCACAAGGTAAGTCGTCGCCGGAACAAAAATCTATGTGGATTGCATCAAAGGCGGTTAGGCGATCGGATGGTCTTTGGGTGGGACCCAGAGGCCAGCCGGTCCTCCCTGAAGGACAACTCATGACCTCGGTGTTGACTGAGGCCCATACAGTGGCACATGTGGGGCCTCAGGCAATGCTTCTAAAACTTCGTCAGTGGTGGCATCCAAGGTTGCAGGAGGTGGTCTGGCAGTTTGTGGCGACTTGTGAATTATGTCAAGCATTTAATGCACGACCGACATTGAAACCCAAGCCAGGAGCATTCTCCCCTGTGGCCTGGCCTGGAGcagaaattgtaattgacttCACGGACATGATTGACAGGGTCAACGGGAAGCGGTTCCTTCTGGTCATTGTGGATTCTTATTCACGCTGGCCGGAGGCGTATCCGTGTGCAAGGGAAGACACCACGTCAGTCATTAAAGCTTTGGTGAATCATTATATTCCGACACATGGTTTTCCTGCTTTAATCAGATCGGATAATGGGACGCATTTTAACAACAAAGCAATGGCTAAAGTGGAGGCGCTGTTGGGGCTGAAGCATCGCTTTGGGTGTGTGTACCACCCCCAGAGCCAAGGCAAAGTTGAAAGGGTTAACaggaatttgaaagaaaaattggctaagaTCATGGCTCAAACAAAAATGACGTGGTTGCAAGCTTTGCCCCTAGCCCTGTTGGTCGTCCGCCAAACTGTTCACAAAATAACAGGTTTTGCGCCGTTCGAACTGTTAACTGGTCGCCTAATGCCAGGGCCTGCTTCCACCTTGGTCCCGCCAGCTGACGTACCGACACCTGATTTATCACACGCTGCATACTGGAAGTACCTTCATTCACTTGTATCCAGTGTGTCTGCGCAGGTCGCAGACAAGGCGGTTGCAGATTCGTCATCAGCATCACCGGAGTCGGACATCACTCCGTACGTCTACCTCCGGGTGCTTTCCCGGAAGTGGACTGAACCTCGCTGGAAAGGACCGTTTAGGGTTTTGGCTAGAACTTCACACGCCGTCCAATtggaaactaaaggacaaaagtggtaccattactcacagttgcgcccggccccagactttgtgcctgccaatg AAGTGATGGagcgaaaggagaacgagtga